The segment AAACCAAAGAGGATTCTAATGCGCATGGTAATGTTTCACATCCTACTCACCATCCAATATCCAAGGAGATGGGTTGTCTCAAGAACTCATTTTTACACTAGTTGTGAGCCAAAGACGATTAAAAAATAAATCACATGCACAACATGCTATCATCAACAAAATGCAAAATAACAATGCCATTGTTAGGAAAAGTTATACCTTGGCTAAAACAATCGGCATGAACATGTCACAATAGATAATCTACAATATCAAAAATGATAGAGAAGGTGAGCAAGAGGTAACTCCCTATTGGATGGGCCTTTGAAGTGTTGGGATGAGAGAACCATTAATGACCAATTCAGCACTGCATCATTGAAGAGAATTCTAATGTACCGCAATGTTTGGGACCAAATCCCATCAACTGCCATCTTGAGGATGGAAGTCTCGGTCACTCCCTATTGGATGGGCTTTTTGAGTGTTGGGATGAGAGAACCATTAATGACCAATTCAACATGGCATCATTAAAGAGAATTCTAATTTACCCCAATGTTTGGGACCAAAAATCTAGAGATCAAGGTCCAGGTCCAACTTTATGATTAGAGCATATTGAGCAAATTGTTCAGGTCCAACTTTATGATTAGAGCATATTGAGCAAATTGTTCAAGCATGTTTGATGTTATTAGGTGTAACTTGTATCCACCAATGTGTAATgtatttaacatttttttaataaatggATTCTTTAGGATTAAATACAAGTTTTCCTTGTTACCCACAAAGACATTACAAATTAATTAACAATGATAATAAACTAATCCAAATTCACGGCAATAAATGTGGCCTCGCTCAAATGTCGCACACAAAAGACCATAGACCGTCGAAAATGAGAAAGCAAGAACTAAACATGCTAAGATAGAAAAGAAAAAGTGATAGACCTTTACCAATTTTTTAAAATGTATAAAATTAAATGGAAGAGTGAACAATCCATTAAACATTAAATTTGAAGGATGTGTTATCCAAATTTGAAGTTTCCCAGCATTCCGCCTGAAACAAATAGGGGACTAGCCACAACTAAAAGATGATTGCAAATTTCAAGAATAGTGAAAAGTTCTTTTCTAATAGCAATTAAAGCAATAaccaaaaaaaaacttaaaataagcCTACAAGATAAGACAAGATATTGATAGTATTTAGACAAACGTAATCTACAAACCTATTGTAAAAAGAACACAAAATGCTGATAAATGATAAACATAGCTCTCGCAAAATTAAAACAATTGCTAAATGAAAACCTGTTTTCCTTGATGGGCGACAGCATATAGGAATGTAACAATCAAGAGTGAAAATCTGGAAATTCTTCGAAAACCCAAATAAATGAAGTTTTGTGTGCAACTCCCAACTTAATTAATCCATTAACTAAAAAAATCCAAATGGCAAGATATACTACAATCGTCTACCATAGAGCAGATTGATGCTCTGTCTGACAAGCAGTAAACATTACTTTGAATTTCCCAATTCAAACCAGCTAGACAACTCAACTGGGGCCAAATGTTCTcgagattatatatatatttgagggAGTCTACTACACATTCTGAATTATTAATCTCTGGTAAAATGTTCTAAAAAATGAGCAGCTGAAAGAAGATTTCAAAGTTTAGTATTAGTCTCCAATGTTAACTGGTAACAATCTTTCTCATTATCCAATCACTACAGTACTCCAAATGGGAAAAATTATAATTACAGAAAAAAAATTTACACATTTATAAATGGGGTCAATTATGCGATCAGATTTTGTGTTGCCATAATGTTTGAAATTGCAATAGCACTTGATTATTATGAACCGAAAAACCACTTTGGTTAGTCATACAAAAAATTGAAATAACAAGAAACTCTGAAATCGCTGACATGATATATTTGAAATATCTGAAATGCAATAGCAAATGAAAACACAGAAATGGAGGTTCTATATATATAAATCGCTCTTCAAAGTTGAACATACCACAAGCAAATAAAACCACAAAACTGGGGCTCTATATAATAGGTTACTTCTTTAGACTTGAAAATACTCCACAATAAACCAACTTCCCAGTACAGACGAACACAAAGTTGGCCAgaaaaaatagaatagaaaagaaTTCATAGATATATTATAGCCAGACCCACTACAAAATGTCTAATAGAATAGAATAACTGCAGCTATCATAATTCCAATGCAGTCCTGTAAAAATGCACCCCTTTACTTGTCCACGTTTCATCCTCAAGCCTGCAATAAACGAACATAAAATCAGacatttgcaatatgaccaatATGGCATTTCCAACTAAGATGAAACTCCCAAAATAACATCCAGTTCATACCTTGTTTGCAATGTTGTTTGAAAGCCAATCCAGGCCTTCATATAAGCCTTCACCAGATGTAGCACAAGTGCTCTGAATATACCTGAGCAAAGCATCCGCAACTTGAAGTTACTTAACAAATTATTGCATATCATTTGTATTCTAATTAGAACCTATACATCTATTAATAAATATTCAGTTCTCTATCCTTCAGGGACAAAGATACTTGGTATATAcagaaatttagaaaaaaaatgtaCGCTTCCACATATTAGACAACAAATAAAAAATGAACTCACCAATGGCGCTGACGTAGAGAGTGCAAACCAAGCTTGTCAGTGATCTCTGCAGCATTCATAGCATTTGGAAGATCCTGCTTGTTTGCAAACACAAGGAGCACAGCATCTCGCAACTCATCCTGCAAGCAACATCAAAAGTGTCCAATAAGCAAAATTAAAGCTTTGTTCATTTTACTGTTTGCTCACCATACACACTGGCTATGGATGATACAGCTATAAAGAAAAAACCATTACTTCAGAAGAAGAATTATTAGAAGTTAAAGCTGGAGAGAAATATTATCCAGCAAAAAGAGAATCAAGTGCATTCATCTCAAATACCAACCCCTAACAGATGTTTTTCGATTCACTTCACTTGGAATCTCCAATGTAAGTCAAATACCAAGTGTTATTAGATCGTAATCCAATCTTAAGTAAAGGTGACCATTAATACCCGACTTTCACAATGAACAACGACAACATCCAACAGAAACAATTCATCTATATTAAAGCTTGAGGATCGAACAAAATATCTCATTAGCATCAGAAGTCATCCAAGGAGAGAACTAAAAATAAGTCAAAGGACAAACAAGCATAGTCTAGAGGTAATCTAAATCTCCGAGAACACTTGTAAACCAATATTCACATTGCTATAAAATTGGGGATTTTATACAGCAGTGCAGATTCAACAAGGTTGGCAAAGGTAAAGCTAACAATGTACCTTGCACAAATATGGACCTCCAGTGAAAGTATACCATGCACTTTCAAGTGAGTACATATATGATCCACTGGGATGCTTCCTTTCATATGTTTCCTCACAAGATATGAGACAAATCATCATTTAAAACCATAAATATGAGATAGTTAAGGAGATTTTTAAAGGTGGAAGGCTAAAATTCTCCCTGGGCTTTAGTCTATAAATATAGTATATGAAAATAAAATGACCGATACAAGTGTGGATATAATATTTAACAAAGATGGTTACAAAATTGTTTGAGGATCAATGATTTTGGCCAGAGAAGCTTGCAATCAAACATTGTTCAAGGTTGAGGCAAAGCACTGTTAAGTGATGGATGAAATAACGATGTTGTTCTTGAAGTTAGCAATGCAACGGACAAAACTTGTGAGTTTTCCTACAGTGAAGGCAATATTTGTTATGATAAAATGGGATATATTAAAATGAAAGGACTTTCAGATATGCACACTACAAGCATGGctgaattaattttttaatttttattgccCTTTTTACTTTTTGATTTTGTGGACATTGTGTATATGGTAAACAAACCGAGTAAAATTCCCCCATGGTGCTGCAAGGGTAGATGAGATTTTGTACATATACATAACAATGTGTTTAAAACTTGCACGTTCCATTGTTGAGAAAACTCTATTTATTGTTTCTTTAATAGATGATTtatcaagaaagaaagaaattatatttaATGTACACAGATGACCAAAAGTAGGTCAATGAGACTCACAAGAACAAGAATATACAATAGAAAGTTTTAGAAAGAGAAACCTAGAAAGATCCCACCAAGACAGAAAACAAAAGAATAAAAGTAGAAAATACAAAACAATAGGGGATCACCCAAAATTAGGAAATAGGTACACATAGGCAAGAATGGGGAACAATAAACAAAAAGCAGCTGTCGAGAAATGCTAAAGATCATCAAGTATCACTACCTGGAATAGAAATGATGAAGTCACCAATGCCATCATCAATCATTATGAAGGGACCAATACAAGATTTAATTATGCTAATCAAGGAGTAATGAGGTCCAAGAGAGGCAATCCCACTAGGATTACACCAAACATGCAAGGCTGAAGTAAACACCAGTTGTAGTGAAAAAGCTCATAATATGCACCTCTTCCTGTGACTAAAGAGATGGTTGGGCAGGAGATCTAAATAATCAAGGAGAAGAAAGATCATGTTGTTGGAAAGAAATAGGACCACGATGCTGGGGAAAAGCTATGAAAGACATCGTCTCACAGGCTTATTTGTATCCATGTGAGAAAAACTGGTATCCCAAAGCTCTTTAGGGCTACTAGTATCCTAGATGTGCTTGATGGAGATAAAGATTTCATAATAAATGGGACATCTGAAGATGAAATGCTTTTCAATCTCAACCTCTTGAAGGGAGCAAAGATGACAAATTTGGTAAGGGCAAGAAATATGATAATTTGTCTTGACCCGTAGCTGATGGGaacaaaccctcattttgccaaggAGGAAACTTGAGCCATGTGGCCAAAGACACTAAAGATACTGAGGATGGCAAAGTACACCATCTTTGACCTATAGGAAATGCTCAATGTAAAATGCTGAATTCTTTTATCAAAGTTTCATAACACCGTACTTCCTATGAAAATGATAGAGGCATCCCAAAACTACTTACCTCATTCAACATCCTGTGAAGCTCATCCCTTGCCTCAACTACACGGTCCCTATCATTGCTGTCTACCACAAAGATAAGACCCTGAGTATTCTGGAAGTAGTGTCTCCAAAGTGGTCGAATCTGTTATACAGtacaataaaaattaataattatatcaACATCACAGAAATGAATTTGCCAATATCCAAGATATAGAATATTATCATGCAATTATGAAACATAGAAAACAACTGTTATTTTCAAGCTGGAAAAATCATATAGTTGCAATAATACAGAAAAGAAATGTACAGCAGATAAAATCATAGAGCtatcaaaatgaaatgcaatgacaAAAATGGGTGTTTGAATCAATTGCATGACTTCCAAAAAAGTTTTAAGATTTTTTTTCTGCTACCATGAACAAACAACCATATCAAGTTCTCAACTAAATTTTTTGGACAAAATCTATAAACAATATGAGTATACCAACAATTGCATATCAATGCAATAACAAATTGAAATCAGCATATAAACAAGTAGGAAAGATACTACAGTAGTTAAGTAAACAATACCTTGTCCTGGCCCCCCACATCCCAAACAGTGAAGCTGATATTCTTGTATTCAACTGTCTCTACATTGAATCCTGCTCATTAAAATCAAATGCAATGTCATTCAGGAATTTGCTTGAACCCACCAGTAATTAATTGCTTGAAAATGGATTGTCGAACACAACAGGTCGTTATATATGACAATAATAAAAACACAAGCTCAGTTTCTACAACAAGATGCTGAAGTTGATCTTCACAGCGTTTTGGACTGCCTTGCTATGAAgccaaacaaaaacaaatttcattctTCATCTAGCATAACTAGATAACTGAACAACCAAGTTGAAACCATCTGTATTATTCCAGCCATGCTTGCTAGAGCATGATAATGTTAATGCTTCACAAAGAACTGCAGGCTGAGGAAGCACTGGTTGATTGACCTTAAAAGGATGAGCATTATCACAGTTCTAGAGAAGCATATCCCTTTAAACCTTCAAGTAACTAATAGGTAATGAAAATCTCAGTCCTCGTGAAAAATTTGCATGAAAAAGGTAATGCAAATTATTTGACTGTAATAAAAAGAACTTGGGAACTGCAAATGTGAAACTCTGATACCAAAAATGTCATAGAATCCCTATTGTTCTTATGAAAACAAAAAATTTACTCATAATAGTGACTTTTTGTAACCATGTTTGGGATATCAAACATATATGAAAGTTACTTATCCATTCAAGGGCCTATCTCAAGTACTTGCAAACTTACATAAAGAAAAGGAATCACTTAAGGATTGCACATTACAAACATAGCTTCAACAAACTCAAATGTAGCTCAGCATGATGTCACATAATGAAGAGGCAAAAAAATAAAGGCTAGGGGGATGGGAGGAAAGATGAGGCTTTAAAAATTTTGTCATTGTATTGTACATATGaaacaagattaaaaaaaaaaaagaaccaaCCCTCAACAAATACAGAGCTGAACTTCTATAAACTTCATACTAGCATCTTTATAAGCTTCAGGAAAATTACTCCCAAAAACAAAAGTATCTATCATCCTACAGAAAAAACAATAGCCCCAAATTATTGCTCACTGAAGAAAAGAAATATTACCAATAGTTGGAATTGTGGTGACGATCTCTCCCAGCTTGAGCTTGTACAAAATGGTAGTCTTACCAGCTGCATCAAGCCCTACCATTAGGATGCGCATCTCCTTTTTGGCAAAGAGCCGTTGAAAAAGCTTGGTAAAAGTCAAACCCATCTTGACAGCTGTCTAGGCATCAAAATGATCAACGGGGATCAGACTTTCTTACAGAGACTGATTACCCAGAATCAAAAAAAAGATAGAAATGCTAAATTTTACAATTTTTATACAGAAGAATCAGATATTCATAGGTTAAAAAAGTACATAGGGGTTGGGTCGAGGGAGGCTATGCTGCCCATTTTTCAGTCAACCTGATCCAATTAAACCTCCCTAACAAGAGAACTACAAAATCTGGAAACTTCATCTAAAAACTTGCAGCAGCTATTATTTGGAGGAGCACATTGAAATGGCAACAGGGAAAAGAGAGCTGGAAGCTTGCACTTATTCAGATACCTTGGGAAAAAATTTGGTCATATTCCATTTGCCATAGATATTAGACACATTCTCCTTAGAATTCGTAAAAACCTATGTTACACCGAGTTTCCAGGACGGGGGCAGCAAGGGACGACGGggggacagctatataaaatatagggaaaatttaaaatatatacagaaatttaaattttcatataaaaaatagataaagcatgtatatatacattatattcatatgaaaatatgGTAAAGCAgctatatgtacattatagaactttaaaatataacatttgcATTCAGAATTCATTGTAAATACTCAATATATattcataattcagaattcattgtcaatactcaatatgcattcataattgaaaaaTCATTGTCAATATGCCAGCACTTTGATTTTCTGAAAATTTGATTGCTCTACTTTAACAATTATCGCCAGAAATATTTGTTTTTATCACCCGTATCACATATCCTTCCCttttaaatatatgaatatcatATGGTAAGAGATGAAATATTTATATCGCTTCCTTTTAAAGTTTTAAATATATCATATAGTCAAACATGAAATATGGCAACGATATTATGAATCATCACATAGTCAAGacttatattaataatttaatatcgtTGCCTTCTAAATTTTTAataatgttgttatatggagcctaatcagacttggaggttaaaGATATAATAATTCTTCGACGAGTGATAGCGGAACCCGAAGCCATGACTTAGCTGCGGTACAGGGTGGTGTTGAGGGGCAGCGTCCCAGAAAGCTCAAAcgacttttattatttatttgcatttaattaatattttctgcatgcaattcctaacaaataATTGGAATGATTTCGGGCAAATGATTTGGGGCCCACATTAGgaaaaagaataatttaaaaatgacatttttttaatgtttttaactaACCCCAGCTGTGGGGGACAGGACGGATTGGGGATGTCCCAGCTGTCCCCCTCTGTCCCCAGGACGTACAGACGTCCCCCATGGCTGGGGGAAACGTCCCCCTATTTCCAGGACGTCCCCAGCAAATTTCCACATTTTGGGGatggggggaaacgtcccctggccgtccccaagtccccgaaatgtCCCCGGGACCATGACGGGTTTTCAGGCCAGGGATGTGTCCCCAAGTTATGTAGGTAAAAACAGAGAAAAATTTCAACCGTTGAAAAGTAATTTCATTGAAAATCACTCAATTCCCTCAGCAAAGCCAATTTTGTAAACACTGTAGGAAACTGTGCTGGTCTGCAGTAAAACACATTGACTCTGACTCAAACTGGCTGATTTATTATATTGTAGAATGTATTTTTCCCATGGATGCTTTCTTTCTTGTGGCTAACCCAAAAGGAGTCCACCACCGCCCTAAAGGCCCACTCAAGTATACGGTCAACTCAAAGATAAGCCCCACAACATGGACTCAACCATGGAATCGTACGGTAAGCCACATAACCCAGACTCAACTACAACAAACCCGAAGGCTAAACACCCTAGAGTACAAACAATCCAAATGTGAAACTCATGACTCCAACTCAACCACGGGAGCGTACAGCAAACCCTGTAACCAGACTAAACTATGGGATGCTCAAAGTCTAACCACCCAAGTATACAGTCAAACCTACCGTGAACCCCATGATGTGCACAAAATCATGGGATCCATTTGGTCTCAAGATACTCTTAATAAATTAATACCTTACCCCATTCAACAACAACGTCAATTGCCGGTTAACCAGATGTCGATCaccatattatgactcaacaactTAGTGAATCTGAAAGACTTAGATGCATGCTATATGAAACATAAACGCTCAGAGCATTTTTTCTAAATATACAGAAATATTTGGGCATCATAACATTACAGGCTTATTCTTCTATATCTTTCAAATGCTAGTACCCACAAGATCTTCATGCAGCTCGTTAATAATAAGACTTCTATACACCCTAAAGATAAGTGCTCTGATCTAGGCTTTAAAACGGCCCCGACTTGGTAATCTTAAGGATCAAAAGACAATTTCCAATCAAGTTATTAAAAAATTGATCTAGCCATGCCACGACACTGAACAATATAAGCTTCATGTTATACTCTCCCTAGGGTTTCATCATTAATTTCCTGAACAAACAAAACCGTTACGATAAGTTCCAAACTTTCTATACGCTAGGGTTTGAAGCAGAAACAAATTGGTGAGATTCGACAACTATACAAAGGAAAAAGAGTGCAGATTTAATGATTCAGCTCGAAATTCAGACAATGTACCAAttcttttgtttatttgttttttaattacAGATCCTTCAATTTCCTAGCaaagaagaagaaacagaagaaacATTCTCCATAAGAAGGGCAACTGCAAAtacataaatagaaaaaaaaatctaaacataCCTCAGAAACTCCACAGGTACGCAAAATCTTCAGGGATCCAAATGAAATTGTTTGAATTGCTTTATTTCGATTCGAAACCCCTTCTCGCCACTATTTATACGGAGTAAATCATACCACATTGGGTTACATTACCGGGGTTATGCTCGTTAttcgtcaaaaaaaataaaaataaaaaatagatatgGCCGGTTGTGGGAaggcaaaaaaataataaataaatgagtgtgtgtgtgaaaaagttgATTATTGACGTGGAAAAGATAAACCCCTTTAAGGTCCACATTTAAAGTGGcgcaaattttaattaatatattaaaaagaagcaaaaataaatttattaaaatgatttatttttttaaaatgttatGGTGTTTTATATTAGTTTTTCTATATCTTTAGGTGGGTGTTTTTAGTACTCTTTTCTTGTTTTACTTCATTTTGTGTTTGTGTCTTTAGTATATTGTTCTTATTaaatgattttgattgatttgGTGTACTTATTAACCTTAAACTTAAATTTATACTTAATAATATCATCTTGTTTTTATTCATAACAATTATAGTTTTCGAATTAGAGCTTCATTTTCAAGTTCAAAACTATGTGTTGTGTTGACCTAGGTTAGAGTTATAAGTATTGTTTTGACTCACTTTTTCAAAACTCAAACTTAACCATAGGTCTAGATTGACTCAATCTAACTAGTCATTGCTCATTAACTCCTACACCAAAAGCTTCAAATTCTTCAACTAAGACATGTATGAAAGTGTTGAAATTACATAAATAGATACAATAAAGCATAGACATATAGTACTcaaatctaatcaatcaattagtACAAATAATCAAACCATCAAATAGAATATGGAGAACATAAATCAACAAATCAAGATTAGCAATAACGCATAAGACCAAATTCATAGGGAGGATTTTTTTGTGAAAAGACTCCACATCAAAGTGATACCAAGCTTGTATTAATATTATGAACAAGATTGCACCAATATAATACACTGAATCTTCTTAAGTCTAACAACATTCCAATAACACAACAGTACTTCACCTTCATGACACTATAAATTCTCTATCACATACATTTTAATATGTAGAGACAATGAAGCAAAATGTAATAGTAAGTGGCTTTTGCAAACTCATGACCACCAAAACCATAGTCCACAAGCAAAAACATATACcttatgatgcatttattatgtCCTCAAAATGGAGACCACAAAAGGAGACATCTTTGACTCCATAACTCCCTGTAGGTAGCAATTCCAAGGCAAGTGCTTGATAAAGATCAAAAATAACTAATGAGGGTTCCACCAATTATTACAATATGCTTATGACTCCCATTGTAGACCTTTTACCATGACACATTTATTCAATGCCATTataattatgtcgagaggcatctacaatgacatcaaaatgtccgtaaacaaaaatccatttttgaaacaatttgacatgcaaatgattggtaaatgcatgaaatatgtcatgtttcagcttttgtggaggtgttattttattattccaaataaaatagaaccctcaccacttgtctcTAGCTAGATCCGCATCTTTTTGCTTGCATgattttaatggatttgtattcttggtgtttagtgttttagaagaacatttattttacagatcattctcttctattataagatatctcttggcatattttacatatattttttaaatatagatataagtTACTAATATCCCAAGTATCTTTGAATCTCCATCTATAACCCACGAGTATAAACTCTTAAGTGTTTCCACCTCttatcctttctatttttcttcaaTACCATGCTACAAAATTTTGAAGTTCATTTTCTCGTTAAAAGGTTTTTAAAGATTTTAATGATCTCTAAACTAATCAATTTAATGCATCCAACTCATTAAGACCtttaatttttcttcaaaaaaaaagaaaacaatttttttttaaattgataagAGACCAAAGTTGTAAACGCTTTTGACTAGGATCTATTTGGCattaacacccttatatctccttttGCCATCATCTGCTCCTTATCTCTCTGCTATGCTCCGTATCTCTCCAACATGCTCCTTATCTCTACATTCTACATTCTACTCCAACCTACATCCACAAGGCTCAACCCAGGCGAGATTCGAACTTGAATCATAGCATTAATGTTGCTTGCAACTTAACCATTACATTATGGGGTCAaccccaaataaaataaaatctttaaatCAATTATTACACCCTATAATATGTCTTTGGAGAGGACATTAGACATGGTATTGCAAGTGACTAGCACATTAATCCTAACAAAAAGGGCATCACCCATAAATCATTTCAATTATCAATTATCATCAAGTAGATCCATCATTAAGAAAACCCCTCCACATTTATCTATTATTAGTTAGCACTCAATAAATTTCATTAGTCACAAGTACATCAACTTTTACATTTACAAATCCCAAAACCCTTGTTGTTGCACTAGATCACTCCAAAACTCATTCCATTACATCTCATTGTATCAAAAGTCTTAAGCACTATGTATAATCATAATTGTATTGTGGTTAATATACTCATCGATTGGTGTGTCTtcattttttaacaaaatcatcaaattggtcaATGAAGCTTCACTATAATAAAAAAGTGGGGATTTAGTCACCTTCCTCTCCTAACATAGCAAGTTCTAGTAGTTTTCTTTCACGCCACCATTTTTCCTCTCTGCAAGTTGTAAAAATAGGCAAAACTCTATTGCAAGAAATGAAGATTTGAAGTTCTCAAattcaaaacaatgaaaaatttaatagtgTAGAAGGGGGTTAAAACTAAAAGTGTGAGGATAAATTTTGTAGGTGCAAATTTAAGTCAAGTTCACACATGTCATAGCTTTTATACACCATGATCTCAAACTATAATAGTTATCTTTTTATCTTTTTAATCTTTCTAGCTTCAAGTTACTCTTTCATTtcgattatttttcttttttttttatttgattaatatttctaGACTAACTTTCTTATCTAAAATAAGTTAGTAATAATTGTTTATATTTATTTACTTGAGGTTTTTTCTTAAAGTCTCTTCTaggtataatttaatttttaacaaGTAGATTTAATGGTGAAGTAAAAAATATTGTATAAATGAGGTGGTATTTTTATTTAGGAAGCATATGTAATCTTAAAGGGATTTAAGAGTGTACACCTCTTCAAAATATAAGATAAGTAGAAAAAATAGTTTTTACACTTTCTAAAAACATTGTCATTAGTAATAACATTGAAATGTGTTATTGGGTGGTCAATAGTTACCTATGTAAATAATCGTGCTTGCCAagcatgaatttttttttctaatagaaCTATTTATATGTCTATATAAAAAATCTAATAGAACCTTTATGTGTTGTAATAATTTATAACAAACTCATGAGTATGATAATGTAAAACATTTCCATAAATGCATTAAAAAGGCAATTTTGAATGtatcatacatatatgcatatgtatatgtatatttacatatatatgtgtatatacatatttgCAAATACACCTAAATGTATATAATAAATATCAACCACAATAATTTTAATTCTCTTAAGGAATTATTGTTATAGTAATATTATagtcaaaacaaaacaaaatatacatttatTTTTGTTTCATAATTA is part of the Cryptomeria japonica chromosome 10, Sugi_1.0, whole genome shotgun sequence genome and harbors:
- the LOC131072576 gene encoding ADP-ribosylation factor 2, which codes for MGLTFTKLFQRLFAKKEMRILMVGLDAAGKTTILYKLKLGEIVTTIPTIGFNVETVEYKNISFTVWDVGGQDKIRPLWRHYFQNTQGLIFVVDSNDRDRVVEARDELHRMLNEDELRDAVLLVFANKQDLPNAMNAAEITDKLGLHSLRQRHWYIQSTCATSGEGLYEGLDWLSNNIANKA